Within the Pelagovum pacificum genome, the region GCTCGCCGCGCTGACGGCGGCGGAGCGTGCCGGCGGCGACAGCCGCGGCCTGCTGTCCGCCGCGCTGCTGGTGGTCGGGCCGGACATGGCGCCGCTCACCTTGCGCATCGACCATTCCGAAACGCCGCTCGCGGCGCTGCAGGATCTCTACCGCCGGTCGCAATCCTCGCCCTATGCCGACTGGCTAGACCTCGTGCCGACTCTCAACGCGCCGGATCGCGCGCCGGGCTGAGCCGCATCGAGGCAGAGCACCGGCTCACCTTGACGCGCCCGCCCCGGCCTTCTTTGGGCTCTTAGATATTCGCGGGGGTGAATTTGGCCGCAGGCCCAAGAGGGGGCAAAAAGCCCCCTGACGCCGCACGACCGGAGGGAGGGCTGCTGGATGTGCACCGAAGGTGCGCCGCCGGATCAGGCTACTCCGCGATGAACCGCTTCATGACCTGCGCTTCCTGCGCTTCCATGTGGTCCTGCGCGATCGCCATGTGCGAGGCCATCAGCCGCCGCGCCTCCTCGGCATCACCGGTGCGCAACGCGTCGATCACGCCGAGCTGGTGCATACGGCCCTGCCGCCAGAGCTCGATGTTCTGCGGCGCGTAGAGCCGGCGATAGATCGTCAGGTCGGACAGGATCTGCGCCATGAAGCTGATGAGGAAGCCGAGCAGTTCGTTGCTCGCGAACTCCGCCAGACGCGCGTGAAACTTGAGCGAAGCGACATGCTGTTCGCGCTCCTCCTCGTCGTCGCGGGCCGGTTCGGGATAAAGCGCGACGATGGCCTCCAGCTCGGCGATGTCGTCGTCTGACAGCTCGCCGGCGAGCGAGGCGGCAAGCTCTGGCTCCAGCAGGCGACGCAGCTGGTAGATGTCGCTGACGGTGAGGTTCTTGAAGTAGAAGTAGTTGCCGAGCAGCGCCCGTGCCCGGTCTGACGTCACCTCGCCGACGAAGCTGCCGCCGCCGGGGCCGGTGCGGGTGACGATCAGGCCCTGCGCCTCGAGGATGCGCATCGCCTCGCGGATCGTGCCCTTGGCCATCCCGAAGCGGGCGATCATCTCCGTCTCAGACGGCAGCCGGTCGCCTTTCTGCAGGCCGCGCTCGACCACCCAGCCCTTGATCTCGTCAGCCACGCGGACGGGCCTCGATCGCTTCGGTTCGCGGGGCTTGGGCTGGGCTCTGGGCATCGGTCCGGCAATGGTCACATGATCGAAAACGGCTGGACCGGGATAGCACGCGGGCCCGGCCGCCGGAAGCGGCGCGTCAGCGGGCCCTCGGGTCGGCCAGACGGCGCATCACGGTCGGGCCGGTCACCTGACCGATGACGGAGCCCTGTTCGGTAACGGCCACGGGACCGGAGCCGCCGGCGAAGCGGCGCATCAGGTCGGCGACCGTGGTGTCGGCAGGCACCTCGTCGGTGTGGTCCTCGCCCGCCGGTTCCATCACGTCCTTCGCTGTCAGCACGCCGAGCGGGTTCATGTGGGCGACGAATTCCGCCACGTAGTCATTGGCCGGGCTCGAGTAGATTTCCTGCGGGCGGCCGCACTGGACGATCCGGCCGCCTTCCATGATCGCGATGCGGTTGCCGATCTTGAACGCCTCGTCGAGGTCGTGGCTCACGAAGACGATCGTGCGCTTCAGCTCGCGTTGCAGCTCGAGCAGCTCGTCCTGCAGTTTGGTGCGGATCAGCGGGTCGAGCGCGGAGAAGGGCTCGTCCATCAGGATGATCGGCGACTCGGTTGCGAAGGCACGGGCGAGGCCGACGCGCTGCTGCATGCCGCCCGACAGCTCGCCCACCTTGCGGTCGGCCCAGTCCGACAGGCCGACGAGGCCAAGCTGCCGGTCGGCGCGCGCGTCGCGCTCGGACCGGGAAATGCCGGACAGTTCGAGGCCGAGCGCCACGTTCTCGCGCACCGACCGCCATGGCAGGAGGCCGAACTGCTGGAATACCATCGATACGCATTCGCGCCGCAGCTTCTTCAGCTCGGCCGCCGAGCAGCCAGGCAGGGTGCAGGACCAGTCGCCGTCGTTCACCGTGACCGCGCCCCGCGCGATCGGGTTGAGCCCGTTCAGCGCCCGAAGCAGTGTCGACTTGCCCGACCCGGAGAGGCCCATGAGCACGAGGATCTCGCCTTCCTCGATGGCGAGCGAACAATCGTGCACGCCGAGCACCTGTTCCGTCCGCGACTGGATCGTCGCCCGGTCGAGCCCCTCGTCCATCAGCGGCAGCGCCTTGTCGGGCTTGTTGCCGAAGACGATGGAGACCTTGTCGATGAGAACCGCGATATTGGTCATTTGCGGCTCCCCGCGTTGAGCATCCGGTCGAGCACGATGGCGACGACCACGATCACGAAGCCGGATTCGAAGCCGAGCGACGTGTTCACCGTGTTCAGCGCCCGGATCACCGGAACGCCGAGGCCGTCGGCACCGACGAGGGCGGCGATCACCACCATCGACAGCGACAGCATGATGGTCTGGTTCAGCCCCGCCATGATCTGCGGGAAGGCATAGGGCAGCTCCACCTTGCGCAGTGTCTGGCCGGGCGTCGCACCGAAGGCGCGGGCGGCTTCGAGCAGGGCAGGCGGCGTGGAGGAGATGCCGAGGTAGGTCAGCCGGATCGGAGCGGGCACGACGAAGATGACCGTCGCGATCAGGCCCGGCACCATGCCGATGCCGAAGAAGACGATGGCCGGGATCAGGTAGACGAAGGTCGGCAGCGTCTGCATCAGGTCGAGGACGGGCCGCATCCATGTGTAGAGCTTCGGGCGGTGGGCGGCGAGGATGCCGACCGGCACACCGATGCTCATGCAGACGAGGCAGGCGGCGAGGACGAGCGTCAGGCTCTCGGCGGTTTCCTCCCAGTAGCCCTGGTCGAGCACGAAGAGAAAGCCGACGGCGACCAGCAGGCAGGTCTTCCAGTTGCGCTGCAGCGCCCAGGTGATCGCCACGAAGGCGGCGATGACGAGGAAACGGTGCTGCGGCTCGTCCCAGAAGGGCAGGTAGGGTTCGAAGGATCGCCCGCTCATCCAGTTCACGCCCGGCGGGCGCATCAGGATCGACAGGATCAGGTCGATGATGAATTCGGTGACCGCGGCGAACCCGTCGAGGAACGCGCCGGCGGTGTTGCGGATGTAGTCGAACGCGGCGGCGAGCGTGTCGCCGACGGGGAGCTGTTCATCGGTCGCGCCGACGAGGCGTTGCGGCAGCCAGGTGATGAACCACCAGATGGCCGGGACCAGCCAGAGCAGGAAATCCCAGAGCGTGACGACGCACCATGCGACGGCCTGGTAGAGCGCGTTCAGGATCGTTCCCATGCGGTCGGGCCTCGGGTCTTCGGATCGGGAAGGATGGGTAGGATGGGTCGGTGACCCATCCTACAGTGACGGCATCAGCCTTCGAGCGCGGCGCTCACGGCTTCGACGGCGTCGCCGCCGTCCATCGTGGTCACGCCGTCGAGCCATGCGGTCCAGGCATCCGGGTTGGCGGCGAGCCATTCGGAGGCGGCGTCCGCCGGGTCGGCCCCGTCGTCGAGGATCGCGCCCATGATCTCGTTCTCCATCTCCAGCGAGAAGGAGAGGTTGTTCAGCAGCGTGCCGACGTTCGGGCACTCCTCGGCAAAGCCGGCGGTCGTGTTGGTGTAGACCGTCGCGCCGCCGAGGTCGGGGCCGAAGTAGTCGTCACCGCCCGTCAGGTAGGTGAGATCGTAGTTGGCGTTCATCGGGTGGGGCTCCCACGCGAGGAAGACGATCGGCTCGTCGCTGCCCGAGGCGCGGCCGACCTGCGCCAGCATGCCCTGCTCGGAGCTTTCGCGGACTTCGAAGTCGGACAGGCCGAAGGCGTCGGCCTCGATCATGTCCATGATCAGGCGGTTGCCGTCGTTGCCCGGCTCGATGCCGTAGATCGTCGCGTCCAGGGCGTCGATGTTGTCGACGATGTCGGCGAAATCGGCGATTCCCATCTCGGCGCCCGCGGCGTTGGTCGCCAGCGTGTACTTTGCGCCTTCGAGGTTGGCGCGCACGGTGTCGACCGTTCCGGCGTCGCGGTAGGGGGCGATGTCGCCTTCCATCGTCGGCATCCAGTTGCCGAGGAACACGTCCACGTCGCCCTCGGCGAGGCCGGTGTAGGTCACCGGCACGGACAGCACCTTGATCTCCGTGTCGTAGCCGAGTGCCTCGAGAACGGTGGTCGTGGCCGCAGTCGTCGCCGTGATGTCGGTCCAGCCGACGTCGGAGAAGATCACCGTTTCGCAGTCGGCGGCCGCCGCTCCGGCAGTCGCGATCGCAAGGGCGCATGTGGTGGTCAGCAGTTTCATTCCAGTCTCCCTGGTATCCCGCCGGCGAGGGCGGGTGTGGTGGATTTCGCCATTCGGCGAGTTATTGATTGACGGGTCAATTAGGCTCATCCTACGGTGCCTTGGCAACCCAAATCACCGACATGGATCACCAAGATGCCCGCTGAGCCCAAAAGGCGCGCACAACTCGTCGAGGCCACAATCAGCGAGATCGGGGCCAACGGCACTCTCAATATCACCGTAAGCCAGATTGCCAAACGTGCAGGAGTCTCTTCCGCGCTGGCATTCCACTACTTCGGTGACAAGGAGCAGATCTTCCTCGCCGCGATGCGCTACATCCTCACGCTCTACGGGGCGGAGGTGCGCGGCGCGCTCGCGGTGGCGGACGGTCCGCGCCAGCGGCTCGAGAGCCTCGTGCGGGCCAGCTTCTCGCCCTCGAACTTCCGGCGGGATGCGATCGCGGCGTGGCTGAACTTCTACGTGCTCGCCCAGACCTCGCCCGAGGCGCGGCGGCTGCTGTCGATCTACCAGCGGCGGCTGCAGTCGAATCTCGTCCACAACCTGCGGCCACTGGCCGGCGATGACGCCGCCGGGGTCGCACAGCGGATCGGCGGGCTGATCGACGGGCTCTACCTGCGCTTCGCGCTCGACACCGAGGCGACCGACGGGGCGAGCGCCGCAGCCCATGTCCTCCACGCAATCGACCGGGAAATCGGACACTCCAATTGACCTCTCCCAATATCCTCATCCTCATGGTGGACCAGCTGAACGGGACGCTGTTCCCCGACGGCCCCGCCGACTTCCTGCACGCCCCGAACCTCAAGAAGCTGGCGGAGCGCTCCACCCGATTCCGCAATTGCTACACCGCCTCGCCGCTCTGTGCGCCGGGCCGGGCGAGCTTCATGTCCGGGCAGCTGCCGTCGGTGAGCCGGGTCTACGACAACGCGGCGGAGTTCTCCTCCGACATTCCGACCTACGCGCACCACCTGCGCCGCGCGGGCTACTACACGTGCCTGTCGGGCAAGATGCACTTCGTCGGTCCCGACCAGATGCACGGCTTCGAGGAGCGGCTGACGACCGATATCTACCCCGCCGACTTCGGCTGGACGCCGGACTACCGCAAGCCGGGCGAGCGGATCGACTGGTGGTATCACAACATGGGATCGGTCACCGGGGCTGGGGTCGCCGAGATCTCCAACCAGATGGAGTACGACGACGAGGTCGCTTACAACGCCACGCACAAGCTCTACGATCTCGCCCGCGCCAAGGACCACCGGCCCTGGTGCCTGACGGTCAGCTTCACGCATCCGCACGATCCCTATGTCGCGCGCAAGAAGTTCTGGGATCTCTACGAGGATTGCGAACATCTGCAGCCCGAGATCGGCCCGATCCCCTACGAGCAGCAGGACAACCATTCCAAGCGTATCTTCGACGCGAACGACTGGAAGAGCTACGACATCTCGGACGAGGACGTGCGCCGGTCGCGCCGGGCCTACTTCGCTAACATCTCTTACCTCGACGAGAAGGTGGGCGAGATCCTCAACGTGCTGGAGCGCACCCGGCAGGAGGCGGTGATCCTCTTCGTGTCCGACCACGGCGACATGCTGGGTGAGCGGGGACTGTGGTTCAAGATGAGCTTCTACGAAGGCTCCGCCCGCGTGCCGATGATGATCTCCGCCCCGTCGATGGAGCCGGGACTGGTGACGGAGCCTGTCTCCAACATCGACGTCTGCCCGACGCTCTGCGACCTCGCCGGCGTGTCGATGGAGGAAGTCGCGCCCTGGACCACCGGCATCAGCCTGTTGCCCTACGGGCGGGGCGAAGTGCGCACCGCGCCTGTCGCACTGGAATACGCGGCAGAGGCCTCCTACGCGCCGATGATCTCGTTGCGCTCGGGCAAGTGGAAGCTGAACCTCTGCAAGCTGGACCCGGACCAGCTGTTCGACCTCGAAGCCGATCCGCATGAACTGGATAACCTCGCCGAGGATCCCGACCATGCGGAGGTGCTGGCCGAGCTGAAGGCCGAGGCCGACCGCCGCTGGGACCTCGACCGGTTCGACGCCGACGTCCGGCAGAGCCAGGCCCGCCGCTGGGTCGTCTACGAGGCGCTGCGCAACGGCAGCTACTACCCGTGGGACTTCCAGCCGCTCCAGAAGGCGTCAGAGCGGTACATGCGCAACCACATGGACCTGAACGTGGTGGAGGAGAACGCCCGCTTTCCGCGCGGCGAATAACCGGCCTCCACCGGGAGCCGCGGCCGGGGAGGGGCCGCGGTTCGATACCAGAACCTATCGCGCGGGGGACCGCCCCGGCGCACCGAAGAACCGAAGGATCGACATGCCCCTGCCCAAGGACACGCAACCGAAAGCCAGCCACTACATCAACGGCGCCTATGTCGAGGACACGGGCGGCACGCCGTTCGACGTGATCTATCCCGGCACCGGCGAAGTGATCGGCAAAGTCCATGCCGCAACGCCTGCCGTGATCGACGCCGCGCTCGAGGCCGCCCGCGCCGCGCAACCCGCGTGGGCCGCCATGTCGGGCACCGAGCGGGGCCGCATCCTGCGCCGCGCCGCCGACATCATTCGCGAGCGCAACCACGAGCTGTCGGTGCTGGAGACCTGCGATACCGGCAAGCCGCTGTCGGAGACGCTGGTCGCCGATGCGACCTCGGCGGCGGATGCGCTCGAATATTTCGGCGGGCTGGCGGGCACTCTGACCGGCGAGCATATCCAGCTGCCCGACGGTGATTTCGTCTACACCCGGCGCGAGGCGCTTGGCGTCTGCGTCGGCCTCGGCGCGTGGAACTACCCGACCCAGATCGCCGCGTGGAAGGGTGCGCCCGCGCTCGCCTGCGGGAACGCGATGATCTTCAAGCCGTCCGAGACGACGCCGCTATGCGCCCTGAAGGTCGCCGAGATCCTGACCGAGGCCGGCGCGCCTCCGGGCATCTTCAACGTGGTGCAGGGCATGGGCGAGGTCGGCTCCGCGCTCGTCACCGATCCGCGCGTCGCTAAGGTGTCGCTCACCGGCTCCGTGCCGACCGGTCGCAAGGTCTATGCCGCCGCCGCCGACGGGATGAAATACGTGACGATGGAACTTGGCGGCAAATCCCCCCTCGTCATCTTCGACGATGCCGACCTCGAAAGCGCAGTGTCCGCCGCGATCAACGGCAACTTCTATTCCACGGGTCAGATCTGCTCCAACGGGACTCGGGTCTTCGTCCAAAAGGGCATCAAGGAGAAGTTCCTCGCCCGGTTGGCAGAGCGCACGGCCAGTGCCACTCTCGGCGATCCGCTGGACGAGGCGACCAACCTCGGCCCGATGGTCAGCGCCGCGCAGCGCGAGATCGTGCTGCGCTACATCGAGACCGGCAAGGCGGAGGGCGCCCGGATGGTCTTCGGCGGCAAGGCGATCGAGGGCGACGGTTTCTGGATCGAGCCCGCAATTTTCGCCGACGTGACGGACGACATGGCGATCGCGCGGGAAGAGATCTTCGGCCCCGTTATGTCGGTCCTCGACTTCGACACGGAAGAAGAAGTCCTCGCCCGCGCCAACGATACCGAATTCGGGCTGTCCGCCGGGGTCTTCACTCGCGACATCACGCGCGCTCACCGGATGGCCGCGGGCTTCCGCGCCGGCTCGACCTGGATCAACACCTACAACCTGACGCCGGTCGAGGCGCCGTTCGGCGGATCCAAGATGTCCGGCGTCGGGCGTGAGAACTCCAGGGCGGCGATCGAGCACTTTTCGGAACGCAAGTCGGTCTATGTCTCGATGAATCCGACGGAGGCGCCCTTCTGATGGAAGCCGACTACGTCATCGTCGGGGCCGGGTCGGCCGGCTGCGCCATGGCCTACCGCCTGTCGGAGGCCGGCAAGTCGGTCATCGTGATCGAGTTCGGCGGCAGCGACGCCGGGCCGTTCATCCAGATGCCGGCCGCGCTGTCCTTTCCGATGAACATGCCGCGCTATGACTGGGGCTACTCGACCGAGCCCGAGCCGCACTTGGGCGGGCGCAAGCTGGTTGTGCCGCGCGGCAAGGTGATCGGCGGGTCGTCCTCGATCAATGGCATGATCTACGTGCGCGGCCATGCAAAGGACTACGACCACTGGGCCGGGCAGGGCGCCGATGGCTGGGGCTATGCCGACGTGCTGCCCTACTTCCAGCGGATGGAGCACTGGCACGACGGCGGCCACGGCGGCGACCCTGAGTGGCGCGGCACCGACGGTCCGCTGCATGTCACACGCGGGCCCCGGAAGAACCCGCTCACCCGCGCGTTCGTCGAGGCGGGCCGGCAGGCCGGCTATCAGGTCACCGGCGACTACAACGGCGAGCAGCAGGAGGGCTTCGGCCCCTTCGACTCGACCATCTGGCGCGGGCGCCGCTGGTCCGCCGCGAGCGCCTACCTCCGCCCCGCGCTGAAACGCGAGACCTGCACCCTCGTGCGGGGCCTCGCCCGCCGAGTGGTGATCGAGGAAGGCCGCGCCGTCGGCGTGGAACTCGACCGGGGCGGCCAGCGCGAGGTGATCCGCGCGCGGGCCGAGGTGATCCTTTCGGCCTCCTCGCTGAACTCACCGAAACTGTTGATGCTGTCAGGGATCGGTCCGGCCGCGCACCTCGCCGAGCATGGGATCGACGTGGTCGCCGACCGGCCCGGAGTCGGTCAGAACCTTCAGGACCATCTCGAGCTCTACATCCAGCAGGCCGCGACGAAGCCGGTCAGCCTCTACCGCTACTGGAACCTGTTCGGAAAGGCCGCGATCGGGGCGCAGTGGCTGTTCACCAAGACCGGCCTCGGCGCGTCGAACCAGTTCGAAAGCGCGGGTTTCATCCGCAGCCGCGCCGGCGTGGAATATCCCGATATCCAGTTTCATTTCCTGCCGATCGCCGTGCGCTACGACGGCAAGACGGCGGCAGAGGGCCACGGGTTCCAGGCCCACGTCGGGCCGATGCGCTCCGTCTCGCGGGGCGAGGTGACGCTGCGCTCCGGCAAACCGGAGGACGCGCCACGGATCGTCTTCAACTACATGTCCGACCCGTCCGACTGGGAGGACTTCCGCACCTGCATCCGCCTGACCCGCGAGATCCTCGCGCAGCCCGCCTTCGACGATTTCCGCGGCAAGGAGATCCAGCCCGGCGCGGACGCGCAGAGCGACGATGCGCTTGATGACTTCATCCGCGAACATGTGGAGAGTGCCTATCACCCCTGCGGCACTTGCCGGATGGGTCGAGCCGACGATCCGACGGCGGTCGTGGACCCGGAATGCCGGGTGATCGGCGTGGATGGCCTGCGGGTCGCGGACAGCTCGATCTTCCCGCGCATCACCAACGGCAACCTCAACGCGCCGTCGATCATGACGGGCGAGAAAGCGGCCGATCACGTGCTCGGAGGTCCGATGCTGGCACCATCGAACCGGCAGCCGTGGATCCATCCCGACTGGCAGACCAGCCAGCGATAAAGTGCCGGGAACGCGCCGACGGGCGGTGTCTCCCTTCTGAGTAGTGTAATGGAAGGCCCGCGCGGGACCGCCCTGGCGCGGGCCTTCGCGTGTCTGAAACAGACGCATTGACAAGTCCGACAATTTTGCTCAACTAATCATGTTCCGGGTCGGGACAGGTTGCGGAAAGGGACGGGAAGCCCGGCGCCGCAATCGGGCCAACCCGATCCGGGACACTTCACGCGACGCAGCCGGCATGGCCTGTCGCATCGGGCGCCGCACGACGGTCGCGAGGGGAGCACGGAGATGTCGGAGCAGCCTAGGCAACAGCGTGGCGGTGCGCCGGTCGGGTTCATGGACGAGCTGTCGGGGATCGAGGCGGGCGCCGTCGTCTGCCTGCGCCGCTGGTTCGACGGGCCCGAAGCCCGCGCCGGCGTCCGCGCCGACTTCGCCCGGATGCTCGGCACCGGGCACGGCAGCGCGGCGGCCAGTGCGCTCGAGGACATCTGCACGCTCTGCGCGCGGTTCGGCCGCAGACCCCTGATGCGTCATCACGCGACCTGCCGCTGCCTCGGCGCGGACGAAGCCTGCTTCGCCAACTTCATCGCCCTCGCCGCCGACGGCGACCGGGAGGACGCCATGCTCGTCGCGACCCTGCTGGTGCGCGCCGATATCGCGCCCTGCCTCGTCACGCTGGCCGAGAGTCTCGGCCTCGCCCTGCGGCGGCTGGACCGGACACCGTCGGTCCCCGAACCGGCATCCGACACGATTCACTGAAAGGACCCCTATGAAACTTCTGACCACCGCCGCGACCGCGCTTTGCCTGCCGCTGACCGCCGTTGCGCAGGAGGCGCCCTCGGAGGACGCCGTCCTCGCAACCTACGCCGACATCGCCCACGCGGCCTATTCCGACAGCCTCGTCACCGCGATGACACTGCAGGAGGCGGTGACTGCTCTGGTCGAGACGCCATCGGCCGAGACACTGCAGGCGGCGAAAGAGGCGTGGCTCGCGTCCCGCGTGCCCTACCAGCAGACCGAGGTCTTCCGCTTCGGCAACCCGATCGTCGATGATTGGGAAGGCAAGGTGAACGCCTGGCCGCTGGACGAAGGCCTGATCGACTACGTCGACGCCTCCTACGGCGGTCCGACGGACGAGAACGCCTTCGCGACGCTGAACGTCATCGCCAACCCGACGTTCGAACTGTCGGGCGAAGAGGTCGACGCCACCGAGATCTCGCCCACCCTGATCGAGAGCGTCCTGCAGGAGGCGGACGGGGTCGAGGCGAACGTCGCCTCCGGTTACCACGCAATCGAGTTCCTGCTCTGGGGGCAGGACCTGAACGGCCATGCTCCCGGTGCCGGCGCCCGGTCCTGGACCGACTTCGCCTCGGGCGAGGAATGCACCAACGACAATTGCGACCGCCGTGGCGCGTACCTCGTCGCCGCGACCGAGCTTCTGGTAGCCGACCTCGACTGGATGAAGGCCCAGTGGGCCGAGAGCGGCGAAGCCCGCCGCGCGCTTGGCGACGAAGGCATGGGGCTCGACGCGATCCTCACCGGCATGGGGTCGCTCTCTTACGGCGAACAGGCGGGCGAACGCATGCGCCTCGGCATCATGCTGAACGATCCCGAGGAAGAGCATGACTGCTTCTCCGACAACACGCACAACAGCCACTATTACGACGGGCTCGGCGTGCAGAACGTCTACCTCGGCGAATACCAGCGGGTCGACGGCTCCGTCGTCTCCGGCGCGTCGCTCTCCGACCTCGTCGCGGCGACCGATCCGGCGCTCGATACCGAGATGCAGGCCAAGCTTGCCCACACGATGCGTGAGCTGGGCCAGATCAAGCTCGCCGCCGAGGCCGGCTTCGCCTATGACCAGATGCTCGAGCGTGGCAATGCCGAGGGCGAGGCGCTAATCATGGGCGGCGTCGAGGCGCTGATCGACCAGACACGGACGATCGAGCGTGTCGTCGCGGCGCTCGGCACCGAGGGGATCGAGTTCGAGGGCTCCGACAGCCTCGACGACCCCGACGCCGTCTTTCAGTAAAGAGACCCGGCCGGGCGGGGGCGCTTCCGAGCTCTCTCGCCTGGCCTCAAATACCTCTCGGGGGTGAATGGGCCGAAGGCCCAGAGGGGGCAGACAGCCCCCTGATCCGCCCGACCGGAAGGGAGGGCTCCCAGGGCGCACCGCAGGTGCACCGCCGGAGAACGGGCCACAGCCCTTGTCCCGGTCACTGCGGCGGACCATCTGTCCGGGTCAGACACCCAGACGGACGAAAAGGCCCGAGATGGCGAAGACGAAACTGCCGAGCCCCTGCATCGATGTCTGCAAGTTCCGACGCGAAGGGCACTGCATCGGCTGCTCCATGACGAAGGGGCAGAAGAAGATGTTCAAATCGCTCAAGAAGCCGGAGTTCCAGGAGGAGTTCCTGCGGATGCTCGTCCACCAGCAGTCCGACATGGGCCGCTACACTCACTGGACACCGGCCTACCTGAAGAAGCTCAAGAAAAAGACCGGCAGGACGGTCCTGCCGGTCTGATCGTCACGTCGCTTGTGGCACGCTCAGACGAGGTGGGCGCGCAGCATCCAGGCGAATTTCTCGTGGGTCTGGCCGCGCGCGATGGCGAGGTCCTCGGTCAGCGTGTCGCCGTGATCGGCGGCGATCGCACCGGCGCCGCCAATGGTGGCCGCGAGCGTTTCCTGCGCTTCGAGCAGTGCCTTGATCATCACCTGCGCATCGAGGCCGTCGGACTCGGCATATTCGGACACCTTGGAGCGCTTCAGCATACCGGCGAGCGTCCCTTCGGCGTGGCCGCCAAGTGCGCGGATCCGTTCGGCGAGGTCGTCCTGCGCTATGAAGTGATCTTCGTAGATGGTCTGGAACAGCGCGTGCAGCGGGCCGAAGGCCATGCCGGTCACGTTCCAGTGGAAATTCTGGGCGAGCATCGTCGCGACGGCGGTTTCTGCAACGCTCTGGTTCAGGGCTTCGCAGATCGCGCTCTTGGCATCGGGGCCCAGGTCGACAGCAGTCTGTGTCATGACATCTATCCTCTGATCGTCGGCAAGGATGATTGTCAGGGGGGCCGCCGCCTTGCCGTCAGCCGGTCCCCATGTCGTCTGGGATTAGATTTAGAATAATTCTAAAACTTGTCAACGGCCCCCGCGGCAGAGCGCACAAGAAAGGCGATGTTGCGGCGGACATGAACCGGGACGCGCGAGCGGAGGAGGAATTCGAAGCTGTCGTCGTCCTCGGCCCGGATGGCGCGGAACAGGGCGACCAGCCATTGTTCATCGAAACTCGTCTCCTCGGTCCCCGGCCGGTGGAGGCGGGGCCGGTGCGGCAGCGCCTGCGCGAGGGTCCGCATCAGGACGCGTGCATGCGCCTCGGGGGCGCGTTCGCGGCTGATGGCAAGCGTGGCACAGGCCTCGAACAGGTCTGTGCGCGGCGCGGCCCGGCAGGCGAGGGCGGCGAGCCGCAGGTGTGCGAGGAACTCGCCCGACTCGCCGGC harbors:
- the choV gene encoding choline ABC transporter ATP-binding protein, encoding MTNIAVLIDKVSIVFGNKPDKALPLMDEGLDRATIQSRTEQVLGVHDCSLAIEEGEILVLMGLSGSGKSTLLRALNGLNPIARGAVTVNDGDWSCTLPGCSAAELKKLRRECVSMVFQQFGLLPWRSVRENVALGLELSGISRSERDARADRQLGLVGLSDWADRKVGELSGGMQQRVGLARAFATESPIILMDEPFSALDPLIRTKLQDELLELQRELKRTIVFVSHDLDEAFKIGNRIAIMEGGRIVQCGRPQEIYSSPANDYVAEFVAHMNPLGVLTAKDVMEPAGEDHTDEVPADTTVADLMRRFAGGSGPVAVTEQGSVIGQVTGPTVMRRLADPRAR
- the choX gene encoding choline ABC transporter substrate-binding protein — encoded protein: MKLLTTTCALAIATAGAAAADCETVIFSDVGWTDITATTAATTTVLEALGYDTEIKVLSVPVTYTGLAEGDVDVFLGNWMPTMEGDIAPYRDAGTVDTVRANLEGAKYTLATNAAGAEMGIADFADIVDNIDALDATIYGIEPGNDGNRLIMDMIEADAFGLSDFEVRESSEQGMLAQVGRASGSDEPIVFLAWEPHPMNANYDLTYLTGGDDYFGPDLGGATVYTNTTAGFAEECPNVGTLLNNLSFSLEMENEIMGAILDDGADPADAASEWLAANPDAWTAWLDGVTTMDGGDAVEAVSAALEG
- a CDS encoding FadR/GntR family transcriptional regulator, which gives rise to MPRAQPKPREPKRSRPVRVADEIKGWVVERGLQKGDRLPSETEMIARFGMAKGTIREAMRILEAQGLIVTRTGPGGGSFVGEVTSDRARALLGNYFYFKNLTVSDIYQLRRLLEPELAASLAGELSDDDIAELEAIVALYPEPARDDEEEREQHVASLKFHARLAEFASNELLGFLISFMAQILSDLTIYRRLYAPQNIELWRQGRMHQLGVIDALRTGDAEEARRLMASHMAIAQDHMEAQEAQVMKRFIAE
- the choW gene encoding choline ABC transporter permease subunit, which encodes MGTILNALYQAVAWCVVTLWDFLLWLVPAIWWFITWLPQRLVGATDEQLPVGDTLAAAFDYIRNTAGAFLDGFAAVTEFIIDLILSILMRPPGVNWMSGRSFEPYLPFWDEPQHRFLVIAAFVAITWALQRNWKTCLLVAVGFLFVLDQGYWEETAESLTLVLAACLVCMSIGVPVGILAAHRPKLYTWMRPVLDLMQTLPTFVYLIPAIVFFGIGMVPGLIATVIFVVPAPIRLTYLGISSTPPALLEAARAFGATPGQTLRKVELPYAFPQIMAGLNQTIMLSLSMVVIAALVGADGLGVPVIRALNTVNTSLGFESGFVIVVVAIVLDRMLNAGSRK
- the betI gene encoding choline-binding transcriptional repressor BetI; translated protein: MPAEPKRRAQLVEATISEIGANGTLNITVSQIAKRAGVSSALAFHYFGDKEQIFLAAMRYILTLYGAEVRGALAVADGPRQRLESLVRASFSPSNFRRDAIAAWLNFYVLAQTSPEARRLLSIYQRRLQSNLVHNLRPLAGDDAAGVAQRIGGLIDGLYLRFALDTEATDGASAAAHVLHAIDREIGHSN
- the betB gene encoding betaine-aldehyde dehydrogenase encodes the protein MPLPKDTQPKASHYINGAYVEDTGGTPFDVIYPGTGEVIGKVHAATPAVIDAALEAARAAQPAWAAMSGTERGRILRRAADIIRERNHELSVLETCDTGKPLSETLVADATSAADALEYFGGLAGTLTGEHIQLPDGDFVYTRREALGVCVGLGAWNYPTQIAAWKGAPALACGNAMIFKPSETTPLCALKVAEILTEAGAPPGIFNVVQGMGEVGSALVTDPRVAKVSLTGSVPTGRKVYAAAADGMKYVTMELGGKSPLVIFDDADLESAVSAAINGNFYSTGQICSNGTRVFVQKGIKEKFLARLAERTASATLGDPLDEATNLGPMVSAAQREIVLRYIETGKAEGARMVFGGKAIEGDGFWIEPAIFADVTDDMAIAREEIFGPVMSVLDFDTEEEVLARANDTEFGLSAGVFTRDITRAHRMAAGFRAGSTWINTYNLTPVEAPFGGSKMSGVGRENSRAAIEHFSERKSVYVSMNPTEAPF
- the betC gene encoding choline-sulfatase, which codes for MTSPNILILMVDQLNGTLFPDGPADFLHAPNLKKLAERSTRFRNCYTASPLCAPGRASFMSGQLPSVSRVYDNAAEFSSDIPTYAHHLRRAGYYTCLSGKMHFVGPDQMHGFEERLTTDIYPADFGWTPDYRKPGERIDWWYHNMGSVTGAGVAEISNQMEYDDEVAYNATHKLYDLARAKDHRPWCLTVSFTHPHDPYVARKKFWDLYEDCEHLQPEIGPIPYEQQDNHSKRIFDANDWKSYDISDEDVRRSRRAYFANISYLDEKVGEILNVLERTRQEAVILFVSDHGDMLGERGLWFKMSFYEGSARVPMMISAPSMEPGLVTEPVSNIDVCPTLCDLAGVSMEEVAPWTTGISLLPYGRGEVRTAPVALEYAAEASYAPMISLRSGKWKLNLCKLDPDQLFDLEADPHELDNLAEDPDHAEVLAELKAEADRRWDLDRFDADVRQSQARRWVVYEALRNGSYYPWDFQPLQKASERYMRNHMDLNVVEENARFPRGE